A genomic region of Irregularibacter muris contains the following coding sequences:
- a CDS encoding MBL fold metallo-hydrolase yields the protein MKEIVMLDIKFEYKNEIQTIHPVLLIDNNDIILVDCGYPNFLSLLEVEMKAKGINPSSLTKVLITHHDDDHMGALYEIKEKYPHIKIVSSEIESEYISGKRKSLRLLQAEEMLKFMPEAQKPFGIEFCETLKKVKPVNVDITVKDGDYFDWAGGCQVISTPGHMPGHISLFLTETNSIVTGDAAVIEDGELVIANPQFTLDLSRAENSLEKIKSMNADNYYCYHGGKLVRTITK from the coding sequence ATGAAGGAAATAGTAATGTTAGATATTAAGTTTGAATATAAAAATGAAATACAAACCATTCATCCTGTTTTATTAATAGATAATAATGACATTATTTTAGTTGATTGTGGATATCCTAATTTTTTATCTTTACTAGAAGTTGAAATGAAGGCAAAGGGTATAAATCCTAGTTCATTGACGAAAGTATTGATTACCCATCATGATGATGATCACATGGGAGCATTATATGAAATTAAAGAAAAGTATCCACATATAAAGATAGTTTCAAGTGAAATAGAGAGTGAGTATATCTCGGGTAAAAGAAAATCACTTAGACTGTTACAAGCAGAGGAAATGTTAAAGTTTATGCCAGAAGCACAGAAACCATTTGGAATTGAATTCTGTGAAACTTTAAAAAAAGTTAAACCTGTCAATGTAGATATTACAGTTAAAGATGGAGATTATTTTGATTGGGCAGGAGGGTGTCAGGTAATATCTACTCCTGGGCATATGCCAGGCCATATTTCTCTATTTTTAACAGAGACTAATTCTATTGTAACAGGTGATGCAGCAGTTATAGAAGATGGTGAATTAGTAATTGCAAATCCACAATTTACACTTGACTTAAGTAGAGCCGAAAATTCATTAGAAAAGATTAAATCTATGAATGCAGATAATTATTATTGCTATCATGGAGGGAAATTAGTCAGAACCATAACTAAGTAA
- a CDS encoding HNH endonuclease, producing the protein MRKNIKTKKQEIVDYWFSRVDECGLSVDAAEAHERCWRCGYKVALERCHIIPDSLGGEDTPSNLVLLCHRCHIENPNVTDPEIMWDWIRAYGTPLYDTFWMLQGIKEYKTIYGISFEEDLRKQKIGNMERFKRSFQEEIEKTTFHYGHPYLNAATIAGVLRIVLKKHIK; encoded by the coding sequence ATGAGAAAGAATATTAAAACTAAAAAACAGGAGATTGTTGATTATTGGTTTTCTAGAGTTGATGAATGTGGTTTAAGTGTTGATGCTGCAGAAGCCCATGAGAGATGTTGGAGATGCGGATATAAAGTAGCACTTGAAAGATGTCACATCATACCAGATTCTTTAGGTGGAGAAGATACTCCTTCGAATTTAGTGTTGCTGTGCCATAGATGCCACATAGAGAATCCTAATGTTACTGACCCAGAAATAATGTGGGACTGGATTCGTGCATATGGAACACCTTTATATGATACATTTTGGATGTTACAGGGAATTAAAGAATATAAGACAATATATGGTATATCTTTTGAGGAAGATTTGAGAAAACAAAAAATAGGCAATATGGAAAGATTTAAAAGGTCATTTCAAGAAGAGATAGAAAAAACAACTTTTCATTATGGTCATCCTTACCTAAATGCCGCAACTATAGCAGGCGTTTTGAGAATAGTACTGAAAAAGCATATCAAATAG
- the mltG gene encoding endolytic transglycosylase MltG — protein MNQIYTKKKNKKTPIFGSWITLLILVVVIIGGAILYYHSLIGPVTTNGEEKIIEIPQGYSMEKIATLLEKEGIIKNKFAFQAAVFLENKRGKLQSGTYALNSSASTKEIIHRISNGEVISHSVKVTIPEGYELSMIAERLEEKGLTTKEKFLEAAQQIDQYNYSFLKEIPKDRKQPLEGYLFPDTYEFSKDISEEKIIETMLNRFNRAFKDEYYERAQELDMSTDDIIIMASLVEREARQEEERALIAGVYYNRLEINMLLQCDATVQYALEDRKSRLLYSDLKIDSPYNTYKYPGLPIGPISSVGEASLKAALYPENSPYLYYVAQSNGSHIFSKTLDEHNRAKQQVANSKKSNE, from the coding sequence TTGAACCAAATATATACGAAAAAAAAGAACAAAAAAACGCCTATCTTTGGCTCATGGATTACATTACTCATTTTAGTTGTAGTTATTATAGGAGGGGCAATCCTTTATTATCATAGCTTGATAGGCCCCGTAACCACCAACGGCGAGGAAAAAATAATAGAGATACCCCAAGGCTATTCTATGGAAAAAATTGCTACCCTATTGGAAAAGGAAGGTATAATAAAAAATAAATTTGCCTTTCAAGCAGCAGTATTTCTTGAGAACAAACGGGGTAAATTACAATCAGGAACTTATGCATTAAATAGTTCTGCCTCCACTAAGGAAATTATTCATAGGATTTCTAATGGAGAGGTGATTAGCCACTCAGTAAAAGTTACTATTCCCGAAGGCTATGAGTTATCAATGATTGCTGAGAGATTAGAAGAAAAAGGTCTTACAACAAAGGAAAAATTCTTGGAGGCCGCTCAGCAAATAGATCAATACAACTATTCTTTTTTGAAGGAAATTCCTAAGGATAGAAAACAACCTCTAGAGGGCTATCTATTTCCTGATACCTATGAATTTTCAAAAGATATCTCTGAGGAAAAGATTATTGAGACCATGTTAAATAGATTCAATAGAGCATTTAAGGATGAATATTATGAGCGAGCCCAAGAATTGGACATGTCTACAGACGATATTATTATCATGGCCTCTTTGGTAGAGAGAGAGGCACGGCAGGAGGAAGAAAGAGCTCTGATTGCAGGGGTGTATTATAATCGTCTAGAGATAAACATGTTGCTCCAATGTGATGCCACGGTACAATATGCTCTAGAAGATAGAAAGTCTAGATTACTCTATTCAGATTTAAAAATAGATTCTCCTTATAATACTTATAAGTATCCGGGTTTACCCATAGGCCCTATATCTTCTGTAGGAGAAGCTTCCCTAAAAGCCGCATTGTATCCAGAAAACAGTCCATATCTATATTATGTGGCTCAAAGTAATGGTAGTCATATTTTTAGTAAAACTTTGGATGAGCATAACCGTGCTAAACAGCAAGTTGCAAATTCTAAAAAATCTAATGAATAA
- a CDS encoding O-methyltransferase, giving the protein MNNINQDYIEKYIGELLPRPIPFIQELEEYAQKHNVPIVQPEVAQLLTLILKIQKSKNILEVGTAIGYSAIVFSKAMGEDSHILTIERDPEMVSLAKENIKKSGLEDKIEVLEGQAEDIFPKIDGAFDCIFLDAAKGHYMDFISKSLKLLKKDGLLISDNVLFRGMVATDALVKRRKITIVKRMRKYLEYISNHPQLHTSIIPIGDGVALSIKKE; this is encoded by the coding sequence GTGAACAATATTAATCAAGATTATATAGAAAAATATATTGGTGAACTTCTGCCAAGGCCTATTCCTTTTATTCAGGAATTAGAAGAATATGCTCAGAAACATAATGTTCCCATTGTCCAGCCCGAAGTAGCTCAACTCTTAACGCTTATACTAAAGATTCAAAAATCTAAAAATATACTAGAGGTGGGGACAGCTATTGGATACTCAGCCATAGTCTTTTCAAAGGCCATGGGGGAGGATAGCCATATCCTTACTATTGAAAGAGATCCAGAAATGGTTTCTTTGGCAAAGGAGAATATAAAAAAATCTGGCTTAGAAGATAAGATAGAAGTTTTAGAAGGACAGGCAGAGGATATTTTCCCTAAAATAGATGGAGCCTTTGATTGTATTTTTTTGGATGCTGCTAAAGGGCACTATATGGATTTCATATCTAAAAGTCTAAAATTATTAAAAAAAGATGGACTATTAATTTCTGATAATGTACTATTTAGAGGTATGGTGGCAACAGATGCTTTGGTTAAACGTAGAAAGATTACTATCGTAAAGCGCATGAGAAAATATTTAGAATATATTTCTAATCATCCCCAGCTTCATACCAGTATTATTCCTATTGGAGATGGGGTAGCATTGAGTATAAAAAAGGAGTGA